The Agarilytica rhodophyticola genome has a window encoding:
- a CDS encoding MarR family winged helix-turn-helix transcriptional regulator, translating to MQSNLPEKLNIARTLCANYHMSMKKHELNLKSQLCHRLYIASNAMTRSYKPLLDEIGLSYPQYLVMMALWEEDKISMSELATVTYIDTGSLTLVVKKMADKGLLKIVNGEEDKRKKFIHLTSQGANLQKRAIDIPEKMKCKLVSLDSAEIEGAFSLLDKLNHDLTNS from the coding sequence ATGCAAAGTAATTTACCAGAGAAGTTAAATATTGCAAGAACTTTGTGTGCAAACTATCATATGAGTATGAAAAAACATGAATTAAATCTAAAAAGTCAGCTTTGCCACCGTCTTTATATTGCCTCCAATGCTATGACTCGTAGTTACAAGCCTCTGCTGGATGAAATAGGGCTGAGCTACCCTCAGTATCTCGTTATGATGGCATTATGGGAGGAAGATAAAATCTCTATGTCGGAACTTGCTACCGTTACCTACATTGATACTGGTTCGCTTACGCTGGTAGTGAAAAAGATGGCCGACAAAGGTTTGCTTAAAATTGTAAATGGTGAAGAGGATAAAAGAAAAAAGTTTATCCACTTGACGAGTCAGGGGGCTAATTTACAAAAGCGGGCAATAGACATACCTGAAAAAATGAAGTGCAAACTGGTGAGCTTGGATTCTGCTGAAATTGAGGGAGCTTTTAGTTTATTAGACAAGTTAAACCATGATCTTACGAATAGTTAA
- a CDS encoding organic hydroperoxide resistance protein — MSKPEKILYTAITKTTGGREGTAKSSDGNLDVRLTMPKELGGSGEAGTNPEQLFAAGYSACFIGAMGVAAGIQKVTLPADTTVDAEVGIGPSNGGFGLQVLLKVSLPGLENANELVKQAHQICPYSNATRNNIDVSIEVSN, encoded by the coding sequence ATGAGTAAGCCAGAAAAGATTCTTTATACTGCTATCACTAAAACTACAGGTGGCCGTGAAGGAACAGCCAAATCATCGGATGGAAATCTAGATGTACGCCTAACGATGCCTAAAGAATTAGGTGGTTCTGGAGAAGCAGGCACTAACCCTGAACAACTTTTCGCAGCAGGATACTCGGCATGTTTTATTGGTGCTATGGGTGTTGCAGCCGGCATACAAAAGGTGACTTTACCTGCCGATACCACAGTTGATGCTGAAGTCGGCATTGGGCCTTCAAACGGTGGCTTCGGTTTACAAGTGCTGCTAAAAGTTAGTCTACCTGGGCTAGAGAATGCCAATGAGCTGGTAAAGCAAGCACATCAAATATGCCCTTATTCTAATGCTACTAGAAATAATATAGACGTGAGTATAGAGGTATCCAACTAG